Proteins from a genomic interval of Pantoea deleyi:
- the iolB gene encoding 5-deoxy-glucuronate isomerase, which yields MSLLAKAQAPDAQGRIQHVTPERAGWRYVGFDAYLLKKGQTLHLSSGDKELCLVLVAGLASVKTRHAEFPGIGQRMSPFERVPPYSVYVPHDDEVVVYADSDLELAVCNAPGRGNLPARLITPADVGVEHRGKGRNQRLVHNILPDSEPADSLLVVEVYTNEGDTSSYPSHKHDQEESENETYLEETYYHRFDPAPGFAMQRVYTDDRSLDVCMAPYNRDVVMVPRGYHPVATLAGYNNYYLNVMAGPVRLWKFSWESDHAWVNSDAYPRPGSLT from the coding sequence ATGTCTTTACTGGCGAAAGCGCAGGCCCCTGACGCGCAGGGCCGTATCCAGCATGTCACGCCAGAGCGGGCAGGCTGGCGTTATGTTGGCTTTGATGCCTATCTGCTGAAAAAAGGGCAAACCCTGCATCTGAGCAGCGGGGATAAAGAGCTCTGTCTGGTGCTGGTTGCCGGGCTGGCCTCGGTAAAAACCCGCCATGCTGAATTTCCCGGCATCGGTCAGCGCATGTCGCCCTTTGAGCGCGTGCCACCCTATTCCGTTTACGTGCCACATGATGATGAAGTGGTTGTTTACGCAGACAGCGATCTCGAACTGGCCGTCTGTAACGCACCCGGCCGGGGAAATCTGCCGGCACGACTGATTACCCCGGCGGATGTCGGCGTCGAACATCGCGGAAAAGGGCGCAACCAGCGTCTGGTTCACAATATTCTGCCTGACAGTGAACCAGCAGACAGCCTGCTGGTGGTGGAGGTCTACACCAATGAGGGCGACACCAGCTCTTATCCCAGCCACAAGCACGATCAGGAAGAGAGTGAAAACGAAACCTATCTGGAAGAGACCTACTATCACCGTTTCGATCCGGCGCCAGGTTTTGCCATGCAGCGCGTCTACACCGACGACCGTTCGCTGGATGTCTGCATGGCCCCCTACAATCGCGATGTGGTGATGGTGCCGCGCGGCTATCATCCGGTGGCGACGCTGGCGGGTTACAACAACTACTATCTGAACGTGATGGCAGGGCCAGTGCGGCTGTGGAAATTCAGCTGGGAGAGCGATCACGCCTGGGTAAACAGCGACGCCTATCCGCGTCCCGGCAGCCTGACCTGA